ATGAGCATGAAGACGTTGCCGATCGGGCTCTTCGAGCGCTTGCGGATCACGGCGTTGCGCACGATGCCGGTGACGCCGTCGCCGAACGCCATGAAGAGCCCCGGCAGGATCGCGAGCCACGGGTTGCCCAAGAGCCACCAGAGGAGCGACACCGACCCCAGCCAGCTCAACGCGAACTTGACGTCGTTGCGGTTCTCGGGGGTTTGGAACCAGAACATCCGCAGGCCCGAGGCATGGGCGCCGTAGGTCAGCAGGCTCAGCAGGATGCCGGCGACCAGCGGATACCAGACGTCGGTGAAGACCAGCGGCACCATCAGCGAACCGACGCCGCCGGCCAGCATGTGGACGATCTTGCGGTTGTAGTAGACCGCGCGGATCGGCTCCATGCCGCCCGCGACCATCCAGTCGTAAGGCAGCTTGGTCAGCAGGAGGACGGCCAGGACGTAGATGCCGAGGCCGGCGGCCCATAAGATTTGCGGATCGAGCGCCATCGCCTTTTTGTGCTCCTTCGTGTGCCGGTTGCGTTGATGGCGAGCTGGCCGGGGCTGCGCGCCGCTCAGTCTCGCGAGTCGTCGTCGCCCCGCAGGCGACGGACGATGCCGCTCGTGCTGCGCCCGGCGACGAGTGGCACCAGCACCACCTGCCCGCCCCAGGCCCGGACCTCGTGGGCCCCGACGACGTTCTCCTCGCGGTAGTCGGCGCCCTTGGCGAGGACGTCCGGGCGCAGGGCCTCGATGAGGGCCAGCGGGGTCGGCTCGTCGAAGAGGACGACCGCATCGACGGCGGCCAGCGCGGCGAGGACTCGGGCGCGATCCGCCTCGCCGATCAGCGGCCGCTCGGGGCCCTTGAGGTTGCGCACCGAGCGGTCCGTGTTGAGTCCGACGACGAGGCGTTGGCCATAGCGGCGGGCGTGCTCCAGATAGGTCACGTGGCCGACGTGGAGCAGGTCGAAGCAGCCGTTGGTGAAGACGACCCGCTCGCCTGCCGCCTGCCAGCGGCGGACTTGGTCGATCGCCGCCGGCAGGGTGCAGACCTTGGCGGCCTGCCCGAGGGCCGCCTCGTCGGCGAGCGCGGCGAGGAGATCGGCGCGGTCGATCGCGGCGGTGCCGATGCGCCCGACGACGACCCCGGCGGCGAGGTTGGCCAGGTGTGCCGTGTCCCTGGATCCGAGGCCGGCGGCGAGGCCGGCGGCGAAGGTCGCGATGACGGTATCGCCGGCTCCGGAGACGTCGAAGACCTCCTTGGCGACGGCCGGGATTAGGTCGGTGCCGGTCTCGTCGATCAAGGCCATGCCCCGCTCGCTCAGTGTCACGGCCAGGGTCGCGAGGCCGAGCCGGGCGCGCAGCCGCTCGCCGGCTTGAAGGAGCGCCGGCTGGTCGTCGCCCGGCACGTCGGTCGCCAGCGCCAGTTCGGCGCGGTTCGGGGTGATCAGGGTCGCCCTGGCATAGCGGTCGAAGTCGCGGCCCTTCGGGTCGACGAGGACTGGGACGCCGAGGGCGCGGGCACGCCCGATCAGCTCGGCGCAGAGCGGGCCGGTCAGCACGCCCTTGGCGTAGTCGGAGAGGACCAGAGCG
This portion of the Thioflavicoccus mobilis 8321 genome encodes:
- the rfaE1 gene encoding D-glycero-beta-D-manno-heptose-7-phosphate kinase, with the translated sequence MFAAPGEVIEVVRRGFDGRRILVVGDLMLDRYIWGRVRRISPEAPVPVVELARETEVPGGAANVARNLAGLGLAVELAGVTGADAARDALLAALAAEGIDADALLVASDRGTTTKTRIVGDHQQMIRIDSEQAAPLAEADAARLFAALSERLPGLGALVLSDYAKGVLTGPLCAELIGRARALGVPVLVDPKGRDFDRYARATLITPNRAELALATDVPGDDQPALLQAGERLRARLGLATLAVTLSERGMALIDETGTDLIPAVAKEVFDVSGAGDTVIATFAAGLAAGLGSRDTAHLANLAAGVVVGRIGTAAIDRADLLAALADEAALGQAAKVCTLPAAIDQVRRWQAAGERVVFTNGCFDLLHVGHVTYLEHARRYGQRLVVGLNTDRSVRNLKGPERPLIGEADRARVLAALAAVDAVVLFDEPTPLALIEALRPDVLAKGADYREENVVGAHEVRAWGGQVVLVPLVAGRSTSGIVRRLRGDDDSRD